In Haloarcula hispanica ATCC 33960, one DNA window encodes the following:
- a CDS encoding nucleotide sugar dehydrogenase, with the protein MRVCVHGLGYIGMATASLFANNGHDVVGFDTDDRVRSQLKRGEPDVSEDQLESYVRAAIDSGLTISDEPVPAAYHIICVPTPYDKSAGSADLRYVKEASQTVSSLLRPNDVVVLESTVPPSTTATVVAPILSQSGLEPGEDIGLGYVPETMLPGNAITELRSNDRILGGYDSASTAAIKNLYEAVPTGSLNVAPDATTAEFVKLVQNAFRDVNIAYANALALIARDYGVNVRDAIELANSHPRVDILNPGPGVGGHCLPVDPFFLGANSDNTDLIDTARQVNQRMPHYVVDRLAEELGPLDDKTIAILGVAYKGNVDDTRNSPGLEIARTIVGAESEAPSLEPDRQDTTSLRLCDPYVSNSRYDLEPLSDALDGADAAVLATAHDEFADLSPERVGSLLDTRVIFDTLDVLDSEAWTEAGFDLLRI; encoded by the coding sequence ATGAGAGTCTGCGTTCACGGACTCGGGTACATCGGGATGGCCACTGCGTCGTTGTTTGCGAACAACGGCCACGACGTAGTCGGATTCGATACCGATGACCGAGTCCGCAGCCAACTCAAACGAGGCGAGCCAGATGTTTCGGAAGACCAACTCGAATCCTATGTCCGAGCGGCAATCGATTCGGGCCTGACGATAAGTGATGAGCCGGTGCCGGCTGCATATCACATTATCTGCGTCCCGACACCGTATGACAAATCGGCCGGCAGTGCTGATCTCCGATACGTCAAAGAAGCCTCCCAGACTGTCAGCTCGTTGCTACGCCCCAACGATGTCGTCGTCCTTGAGTCGACCGTTCCCCCCAGCACGACGGCAACAGTGGTTGCACCGATACTCTCTCAGTCGGGATTAGAACCCGGCGAAGACATCGGACTGGGATACGTCCCCGAAACCATGCTCCCGGGGAACGCGATCACCGAATTACGTTCAAACGACCGGATCCTCGGCGGATACGACAGTGCATCTACTGCCGCAATCAAGAACCTGTATGAGGCGGTTCCCACGGGCAGTCTCAACGTTGCCCCTGACGCTACAACTGCTGAATTCGTCAAACTCGTACAGAACGCGTTCCGGGATGTCAATATCGCGTACGCCAACGCCTTAGCGCTCATAGCCAGAGACTATGGAGTTAATGTACGCGATGCAATCGAATTAGCGAACAGTCATCCACGAGTCGATATTCTAAACCCTGGACCGGGTGTCGGCGGTCATTGCCTCCCTGTAGACCCGTTCTTTTTGGGCGCTAATTCGGATAATACTGACCTGATCGACACGGCAAGGCAAGTGAATCAGCGCATGCCACATTACGTCGTCGACAGACTCGCTGAGGAACTGGGACCGCTCGACGACAAGACGATTGCTATCTTGGGCGTCGCATACAAAGGGAATGTCGACGATACGAGGAACAGCCCAGGACTCGAGATTGCACGGACGATAGTGGGCGCCGAGAGCGAGGCCCCCAGTCTTGAACCAGACCGGCAAGATACTACTTCGCTCCGTTTATGTGACCCCTATGTATCGAACAGTCGGTACGATTTGGAACCGCTTTCCGATGCTCTAGACGGAGCAGACGCGGCGGTACTGGCGACAGCACACGATGAGTTCGCAGACCTTTCGCCGGAGCGGGTCGGTTCGCTCCTCGATACCCGCGTAATTTTTGACACGCTCGATGTCCTCGACTCGGAAGCGTGGACGGAAGCGGGGTTCGACCTGCTGCGTATTTAA